CTGGCGGGCAATGTGAAGGGCCTCATCGTAGTTCCCCTCCATGATAAGACGCTTGAATTTTGCCGAACCTGCCACGTTGGCACGTTCGCCAATATTAACAAAAAGAGATTCAGGACCGATATTGAGCGGTTCGAGACCACTGAGCCTGCTCTTTTTCTCAATTTTGGGCACTGTCCTTGGTGAAACATCTTTAACGGCCCCGGCAATTGCCTTAATAAAATCGGGATCGGTTCCACAACATCCGCCGACAATATTTAGAAGACCACTCTCTGCCCACTCTTTAATCTCTGCCGCCATCGCCTCAGGAGTTTCGTCAAAACCACCAAGCTCGTTAGGAAGACCCGCATTAGGATGGGCACTTACATAGGTATCGGCAATAGTCGACAGTTCCTCAATATGCTGCCTCAACTCCTTTGCTCCAAGGGCACAATTGAGTCCTATGCTGATGGGTTTTACATGCCTGAGCGAATTCCAGAAGGCCTCCATCATCTGTCCTGTCAATGTCCGACCACTGCTATCAGTAATGGTGCCTGAAACCATGACGGGAATGTTTACTCCCAGTTCTTCAAAGCACTCTTCCATGGCAAAGATAGCTGCCTTTGAATTGAGGCTGTCCGTAATAGTTTCAATAAGGAGAAGATCAGCACCACCCTTGATGAGGCCCTCTACCTGTACCTTGCAGGCAGCTCTCATCTCGTTAAAGCTAATCTCCCGGCTTCCGGGATTGTTCACATCAGCCGACATGGACAGTGTTTTAGTCGTCGGCCCCATCGATCCTGCCACAAAGCGCGGCTTCTGTGGCGTCTGCCTTGAATATTTTTCACAGGCTTCCTTCGCAATCCTGGCCGCCTCATAATTCATATCAAAAACACAATCTTCCAGGCCATACTTGGCCATGTCGATAGCAGTGGAGCTAAATGAGTTTGTCTCTATAATATCAGCGCCTGCTTCAAGGTAGGCCTCATGGATCTCTCCAATAACATCAGGTCTGGTGAGTACAAGGAGGTCATTATTCCCCTTAAGCTCCTTATTATAATCTTTGAAGCGTTCGCCCCTGAAGTCTTCCTCGGTCAGCTTATAGCGCTGGATCATGGTACCCATGGCGCCA
The Deltaproteobacteria bacterium genome window above contains:
- a CDS encoding homocysteine S-methyltransferase family protein, translated to MTLFEKLLKERILILDGAMGTMIQRYKLTEEDFRGERFKDYNKELKGNNDLLVLTRPDVIGEIHEAYLEAGADIIETNSFSSTAIDMAKYGLEDCVFDMNYEAARIAKEACEKYSRQTPQKPRFVAGSMGPTTKTLSMSADVNNPGSREISFNEMRAACKVQVEGLIKGGADLLLIETITDSLNSKAAIFAMEECFEELGVNIPVMVSGTITDSSGRTLTGQMMEAFWNSLRHVKPISIGLNCALGAKELRQHIEELSTIADTYVSAHPNAGLPNELGGFDETPEAMAAEIKEWAESGLLNIVGGCCGTDPDFIKAIAGAVKDVSPRTVPKIEKKSRLSGLEPLNIGPESLFVNIGERANVAGSAKFKRLIMEGNYDEALHIARQ